TCAGATGGGCGCCATCGGGCTAACACTCTTGGTCGTTGGTTTGTTTGGCGGCTGGTGGATATCGGGGCGCATTGTCCAGCCCATTGCTGAAATGGCAGCGACAGCTTCCGGGATTTCGGCCAATCGCCTGGCGATGCGGATTGACGTTGCGAGACTGGATGCAGAACTCATGCCACTTGGGGGTGTTCTGAATCAGGCATTTGAGCGATTGCAGAAATCATTCGAGCGATTGACGCAGTTCACGGCCGACGCTTCACACGAGTTGCGTACGCCTCTGGCCGTGATTCAGTCACAAATTGAACTAACGCTCTCCAGGCCTCGTTCCGCCGAAGATTATCGGCAGACTCTTCAGACATGCATTGCCTCGACACACCGACTGCAGTCAATGGTGGACGGTCTGCTCCTGCTCGCCAGGGCCGATGCAGAACGATTGGACCTGGCACAACAAACGGTGGATCTGCGAATCATTGCAGAGGACGTCTGTGTTCAACTTCAGGAGAAGGCCCGACAATTGGATATCTCTCTGGAATGCGCGACCCCTGAAGAGCCGGTTTTCGTTCGGGGAGACGCATCCTTCCTGGCGCGTGTGCCATTCAATCTTGTGGATAATTCAATTCAGCACACCCCACACGGTGGCCAGATTCATATTGAAGTCCTTTCTGCCCCGCCCCACGCCACACTCACTGTGACAGATCACGGCCCCGGTATTCCGGCAGAACATCAGGCGCACCTGTTTGATCGTTTTTACCGAGCCGACGTCGCTCGGTCGCGCAGGCATGGTGGAAGCGGACTCGGCCTGGCCATTTGCAAATCCATTGTCGAGGCGCATGGTGGAACGATTGAATGTCAATCGCGAGTCGGTCAGGGTGCCACGTTTGTCGTTCAGTTGCCGTTGAGAGAAACGGGAGCGTCAGAAAACACACACGGGCCTTCAGAAGCCGAACACACGCAGACGGGGTGAATCAAAACACGGCTGAGGGACGGAACGGATTCTTCCCCACAATTCTCTGACTTCGGCTACTGGCAATGCTGGCATTGTCGATGTGAAGCTTTCAGTCCCACCTTTCAACTGTCCGCCTTGCTGAGGCCAATGGTCGAAAAATCGCCGAAACGCTTCCTCGCGATACCTGCGACGAACATGGATGGGGTCGAGGCCGTACCAATTCGGCTCCGGCTGAACAAACGAAGCCTTCCATTGGCGTGCCTCATTCTGAACCAGCTCATCCAGCAGATTTGCGTTCCGCTGGACATCGCGCAGTTGCAATCCTGAACCCGGAAACAAAATCGCGCGAGCGACTGAGAAGCGGATCCGGGAGAGATTGTTGACGGAATGCAGGGGCAAGCCGGTAAAGACCAGATGACAATCCGGATTCCAGTCCATCAATTGTTCGATGCAATCACGAATGGAAGTCATCACGTTGTCCGGGCTGCGGCCGTATACCAGGTCATTACCGACGTCGGTGAACAGTACCAGCGGAGGATACTCGGGTTGAGGATATTGCTGCCGGAGCGAGTGCCAGATACCGCACTTTGAAATCCCCGGCAGCCTTCGAAACCCGAAAGCGCTCCAATCGACGTAGGATCGTCCCATTCCAAGCGACGCAAATACGTCCACGGCCCGGTCCACACGTGAGGTCAGTGCTCGCAACAGTGGCTTCCAGCCGATTGTGAGATTGCTGGCCCCCAGAAGAATCACCGGCTGCCGACTACAATGCGAATCGCATGCGTCTGCGGATTCCACTGCCAACTCAGAAGAGGTGTGGTTCACGGTGAGGCCACAGGTTGCATGAGGAACAACGAAATTGCAATGTCACGGCGACAATTTGCGCATGTTTGGCTCGGGCAATTCCTAAACTGCAGACGGCAAAACAACCGGGCAATCAGGCTCCCCTTGAAGACTGCGAACCCTGACGCTCCTGAATTCCGGATAAGCGACGCTGATACGTGATAATCACGGATTCAAATCACTCTAATCCTTCTTCAGCAACTCCTTATATCGCTTCTGGAACTTTTCAACTTTCGGGCCAACCACAAACTGACAATATGGCTGACGGGGATTCAGCTTGAAGTAGTCCTGATGATAATCCTCAGCAGCATAGAACTTCGTTAGCTCTTCGAGAGTTGTCACAATCGGAGCGTCGAAGTCGTCCGACTTGTTCAACTCTGCAATGACCTTTTCGGTAATCGTTTTCTGTTTTTCGTCGTGGTAAAAAACAGCCGAACGATACTGCGTACCAACATCGCCTCCCTGTCGGTTCAGGGTCGTTGGATCATGGGTATGGAAGAAGACGTCCAGCATCTGTTCGAACGTGATGACAGTTGGGTCGTAGTCAATTTGTATACATTCGGCGTGGCCGGTTAATCCCGTGCAAACCTGCTTATAGGTCGGGTTGGGAATCGATCCACCAGCATAACCCGACTTCACGGCGACGACGCCTTTCAGCCGCAGGAAAACGGCTTCCGTACACCAGAAGCAGCCTGCGGCGAACGTCGCCTTTGCGAGCTTTCCAGACTTTTCTGGTGCGTCGCCATCAGCTTCAGGTGTTGCATTGTCTGAGATGGTCATTGGGTCCATTCCTTTCGCCAATCCGGTCCTGGATTTTGGCATCACCAAAAGTTATTTCCTGACGAATTACTCTACGAATCTGACAACGACATGCAGTCTGACGAATTCGACACAACTTGCCAACGTTTGAGATTCAGAAACCGCTGAACCTTCGGGTGATGTAACGAATATTCTTCGAGGACTGATGAAGGTTTCACGCAAATGGGGAATCCCTGCGTGATTGAGAGCCCCCCGAAATCCGCGTCCAAACTGGGCCCAAACATGACTGAATTTCAGCGAATCCAGGCAGTCCGTTGAAAGGAGGGGCGGGGCGTAACAAGGAACTCCGACGATTACTTCTTACCGCGGTCCTGCGCCAATTTGCGGCGGTAGTTTCGAATGAGCTCCGCATATTCACTATCAATGACTTCTCGCCCCTGTTCCGAAAGACCGTCTTCTAAATCATCATTTAATTCCGGATTAAACCACCCTCTGCCCCTGCCAGCCGTCCTACCGGGAGTTCGTCCGTCGAACAATTGATCGTTTCCTGTCCCTGC
The sequence above is a segment of the Planctomycetaceae bacterium genome. Coding sequences within it:
- the msrA gene encoding peptide-methionine (S)-S-oxide reductase MsrA; amino-acid sequence: MTISDNATPEADGDAPEKSGKLAKATFAAGCFWCTEAVFLRLKGVVAVKSGYAGGSIPNPTYKQVCTGLTGHAECIQIDYDPTVITFEQMLDVFFHTHDPTTLNRQGGDVGTQYRSAVFYHDEKQKTITEKVIAELNKSDDFDAPIVTTLEELTKFYAAEDYHQDYFKLNPRQPYCQFVVGPKVEKFQKRYKELLKKD
- a CDS encoding ATP-binding protein; its protein translation is RGLSERDSANRDSGPRRDINPGPLLPEHLRMDRPMGPMPRGQRPVDEPPTENRSDSAMNSSPDDNIQRRPHLQPHPGGQMNQDAYVEFVVWNSRGQILVCDGDLLTPRLTKQAPPLNRGVASEVVFERNYVQAVRRGPNNTTIATIRSTEAEFARVREFGFQMGAIGLTLLVVGLFGGWWISGRIVQPIAEMAATASGISANRLAMRIDVARLDAELMPLGGVLNQAFERLQKSFERLTQFTADASHELRTPLAVIQSQIELTLSRPRSAEDYRQTLQTCIASTHRLQSMVDGLLLLARADAERLDLAQQTVDLRIIAEDVCVQLQEKARQLDISLECATPEEPVFVRGDASFLARVPFNLVDNSIQHTPHGGQIHIEVLSAPPHATLTVTDHGPGIPAEHQAHLFDRFYRADVARSRRHGGSGLGLAICKSIVEAHGGTIECQSRVGQGATFVVQLPLRETGASENTHGPSEAEHTQTG